A stretch of Episyrphus balteatus chromosome 2, idEpiBalt1.1, whole genome shotgun sequence DNA encodes these proteins:
- the LOC129910017 gene encoding protein shifted isoform X2: MSSKWPFVLFLLFIVSISCVQCRKNGAEGRRNKKQDRQQSDEQEEEDLSLWINEQQLRVLSGFSIKIYAIQNGKVYTDLRDPNFNQYLPTIPSEVNNVNFTWKSGNKKYDYNFDRLKSTDESILKTPTVSIKTKGRIPHHEKDFSIFLPCTGNNSGTAMFSIGLLIQNRKGKPLPGTPLRLRFKKECAHRGPDPQCSLKCGNNGFCNHDICQCKAGYMGQYCQTALCYPQCMNGGNCTAPAVCSCPDGYQGRHCEGGICAEKCLNGGKCIQKDTCHCSKGYYGLRCEFSKCVVPCSNNGRCIGNNLCRCQNGTRGNHCEIGRIQRSTCKRRCWHGVCQNRKCKCDEGWQGKKCNSRKIKKGRSKSS; the protein is encoded by the exons ATGAGTTCCAAATGGCCGTTTGTGCTATTCTTGCTGTTTATTGTTTCCATATCCTGCGTACAATGTAGAAAAAATGGTGCCGAAGGCAGACGCAACAAGAAACAAGATCGTCAACAATCCGatgaacaagaagaagaagatttatCATTATGGATCAATGAACAACAATTGCGAGTTCTAagtg GCTTTAGTATAAAAATCTATGCTATACAAAATGGAAAAGTCTACACAGATCTACGAGATCCAAACTTTAATCAATATCTACCGACAATACCCTCAGAAGTGAACAACGTCAACTTTACATGGAAATCaggaaataaaaagtatgaCTATAATTTCGATCGTTTGAAATCAACCGATGAGAGTATTCTTAAAACACCAACTGTTTCAATTAAGACCAAAGGCAGAATACCACATCATGAAAAAG ATTTTAGCATTTTTCTACCATGTACGGGAAACAACTCTGGAACGGCTATGTTCAGCATAGGTTTGCTTATACAAAATCGCAAAGGTAAACCTCTGCCAGGTACACCACTAAGGCTGCGTTTCAAAAAGGAATGCGCACATAGAG gtccTGATCCTCAATGCAGTCTTAAGTGTGGCAACAATGGCTTTTGCAATCATGATATATGCCAATGCAAAGCTGGCTATATGGGTCAATACTGTCAAACAGCACTCTGCTATCCCCAATGTATGAATGGTGGAAATTGTACAGCTCCAGCTGTATGTTCATGTCCGGATGGCTATCAAGGACGACATTGTGAAGGTG GTATTTGTGCGGAGAAATGTTTGAATGGAGGGAAATGCATTCAAAAAGACACCTGTCATTGCTCAAAGGGCTATTATGGATTGAGATGCgagtttt CAAAATGTGTTGTACCATGCAGCAATAATGGACGTTGCATTGGTAATAATTTATGTCGGTGTCAAAATGGCACCAGAGGTAATCATTGCGAGATTGGAAGAATACAGCGTTCGACTTGCAAAAGACGTTGTTGGCATGGTGTTTGCCAAAATCGCAAATGCAAATGTGACGAGGGTTGGCAAGGAAAGAAATGCAACTCTC gaaaaataaaaaaaggtcgctcaaaatctagttaa
- the LOC129910017 gene encoding protein shifted isoform X1 — translation MSSKWPFVLFLLFIVSISCVQCRKNGAEGRRNKKQDRQQSDEQEEEDLSLWINEQQLRVLSGFSIKIYAIQNGKVYTDLRDPNFNQYLPTIPSEVNNVNFTWKSGNKKYDYNFDRLKSTDESILKTPTVSIKTKGRIPHHEKDFSIFLPCTGNNSGTAMFSIGLLIQNRKGKPLPGTPLRLRFKKECAHRGVYDRTASNPLTSQQGPDPQCSLKCGNNGFCNHDICQCKAGYMGQYCQTALCYPQCMNGGNCTAPAVCSCPDGYQGRHCEGGICAEKCLNGGKCIQKDTCHCSKGYYGLRCEFSKCVVPCSNNGRCIGNNLCRCQNGTRGNHCEIGRIQRSTCKRRCWHGVCQNRKCKCDEGWQGKKCNSRKIKKGRSKSS, via the exons ATGAGTTCCAAATGGCCGTTTGTGCTATTCTTGCTGTTTATTGTTTCCATATCCTGCGTACAATGTAGAAAAAATGGTGCCGAAGGCAGACGCAACAAGAAACAAGATCGTCAACAATCCGatgaacaagaagaagaagatttatCATTATGGATCAATGAACAACAATTGCGAGTTCTAagtg GCTTTAGTATAAAAATCTATGCTATACAAAATGGAAAAGTCTACACAGATCTACGAGATCCAAACTTTAATCAATATCTACCGACAATACCCTCAGAAGTGAACAACGTCAACTTTACATGGAAATCaggaaataaaaagtatgaCTATAATTTCGATCGTTTGAAATCAACCGATGAGAGTATTCTTAAAACACCAACTGTTTCAATTAAGACCAAAGGCAGAATACCACATCATGAAAAAG ATTTTAGCATTTTTCTACCATGTACGGGAAACAACTCTGGAACGGCTATGTTCAGCATAGGTTTGCTTATACAAAATCGCAAAGGTAAACCTCTGCCAGGTACACCACTAAGGCTGCGTTTCAAAAAGGAATGCGCACATAGAGGTGTGTATGATAGAACCGCTTCCAACCCACTAACATCCCAGCAAG gtccTGATCCTCAATGCAGTCTTAAGTGTGGCAACAATGGCTTTTGCAATCATGATATATGCCAATGCAAAGCTGGCTATATGGGTCAATACTGTCAAACAGCACTCTGCTATCCCCAATGTATGAATGGTGGAAATTGTACAGCTCCAGCTGTATGTTCATGTCCGGATGGCTATCAAGGACGACATTGTGAAGGTG GTATTTGTGCGGAGAAATGTTTGAATGGAGGGAAATGCATTCAAAAAGACACCTGTCATTGCTCAAAGGGCTATTATGGATTGAGATGCgagtttt CAAAATGTGTTGTACCATGCAGCAATAATGGACGTTGCATTGGTAATAATTTATGTCGGTGTCAAAATGGCACCAGAGGTAATCATTGCGAGATTGGAAGAATACAGCGTTCGACTTGCAAAAGACGTTGTTGGCATGGTGTTTGCCAAAATCGCAAATGCAAATGTGACGAGGGTTGGCAAGGAAAGAAATGCAACTCTC gaaaaataaaaaaaggtcgctcaaaatctagttaa
- the LOC129910018 gene encoding 5-demethoxyubiquinone hydroxylase, mitochondrial, with product MLKVSNRVFGQSAAVRLVHKRACQLTDEIIRVDHAGELGADRIYAGQMAVLGNGPMGKTIAHMWEQEKHHRSEFEKLIREYRVRPTVMTPIWNVAGFMLGAGTALLGEKAAMACTVAVETVIVEHYNDQLRQLMEKPNVDKELLNTITKFRDEEQEHHDIGIDSGAEQAPFYKALTEVIKLGCKTAISISKKI from the exons ATGCTAAAGGTTTCAAACCGAGTCTTTGGTCAATCAGCAGCAGTTCGTTTGGTACACAAACGTGCTTGTCAACTAACTGATGAGATCATTCGAGTTGATCATGCTGGTGAATTGGGTGCTGATAGGATATATGCCGGACAAATGGCAGTCCTTGGCAATGGTCCAATGGGCAAAACAATAGCCCACATGTGGGAACAAGAGAAACACCATCGCAGTGAATTTGAGAAATTAATACGAGAATATAGAGTGAGACCGACTGTTATGACCCCCATTTGGAATGTAGCAGGATTCATGCTGGGTGCAG gaaCTGCTCTTCTTGGAGAAAAGGCTGCAATGGCATGTACTGTAGCTGTAGAGACGGTTATTGTTGAACATTATAACGATCAATTGCGACAGTTAATGGAGAAACCCAATGTTGATAAA GAACTTCTTAACACAATAACGAAATTCAGAGATGAAGAGCAAGAACACCATGACATAGGTATTGATTCAGGAGCTGAGCAAGCACCATTTTATAAGGCACTGACTGAAGTTATTAAATTGGGTTGCAAGACGGCTATAAGTATTTCAAAGAAAATCTAA